CTTGTTTACGCGGCGGTGGGCGCGCCCGCTTCCCTCCAGGCCACGCGCACGCCTGAAACGGTTCCCGAATTGGTTCAACACCTGAAAACCAGTCCCGGCGATGCCGCTGCCTGGCGCCGGCTGGCACGGGCCTACGAGTCGGCGCAGCGCTTCAATGAGGCGGTCGAGGCCTATCGGCAGCTGGTCAAGCTGACACCGGGCGATGCCGATGCCTTGCTGGACTATGCGGTGACCCTGGCCATGAGCGGCAACCAGCAGCTCGGCGGTGAGCCGGAACAACTGATACAGCAGGCCCTGACTTTGGCGCCGCAGAACGTGCAGGCACTGGCTCTGGCCGGCAGCGTTCGCTTCGAGCGCCAGGACTATGCCGGCGCGGTGGCACTGTGGCGGCAGGTGCTGCTGCATGCGCCTGCGGACTCGCCCGTTGCGGCGGCCATCGCCGACAGCATCGCCAGGGCCGAGTCGCTGGCGGGCGTGCCAAAGCGGGGGCAGGGCGATAAATCCTGATGTGGGCGCGTCCTGCGCAGCTTGAGATGTGCTTCTTTATTGATAGCTACTCACGCCCGTCCATATTGCGCTAGAGGCAAAAAAAGCTTAAAAATTGTAACTGCTCAGCTCATGCGGCGGGCTGATGCAAGGCTTGAGGGCTTGGCGAAGTCCTGTGCTTGATTTGTGGTTGGGTTGGCTTTTCGTGGTTGGGCTGGCCGGGAGTCGCCCGGCGGCGACTCACTTTTCTTTGCTTCGCCAAAGAAAAGTAAGCAAAAGAAAGGCGACCCTACTGTCCGCGACCCCTACGCTTCGCTACGGGGCACCCTGCGGTGCTCAGTCCAGCCGGGGTCTCGTGCAAACTCGGCTATCGCCTCAAACAAGCACGAGCCCTGATCCGTCTGGCCTTCCGCTCCTCAGCGCTGACAGAAGGGGTGGGGTCGGGGAAAAAAACCAATACCAATACAAACAGCCCAACAGCCGAATACGCAGAACGCGCCATGCGCGCTCTGCTCCCCGATTCCGAATCCGAATCCGAATCCGATCCAAACCCGTCCTGGCCGGGCCTGTGCTGCGCCAGAAAAGCGGGATCAGGGCCGCGCGCTGTTTGAGCGCAGCGAGTTTGCGCGGACCCCCGCTTTTCTGGCGCAGCGCAGGTTGCCCGAAGCGAAGCGTAGGGACCCGGACTGCGGGTCGCCTTTCTTTTGCTTACTTTTCTTTGGCGAAGCAAAGAAAAGTGAGTTGCCGCCGGGCAACCCCCGGCCAGCCCAACCACGAAGAGCCAACCCAGCAACCCAGCAACCAAGCAACCAAGCAAGCAACCGCCGATGAAAAGCAACAACCCACGCAAGACCAGAACCCCTGAGCAGTTACTAAAAAATTCGCGCCGCAACACTAAAAAAGGCCCGGCACCTTGCGGTCGCCAGGCCTGACAGGCTGCCTTTTTCTCAATTCACGGCAAAGCAGTAAAGCAGGCCCGCGCCGCCGGTGCTCACCAGGTTGTCCTGTCCACAACCCCGGCTGCGGTGCGTCGAATTCCAGGAAGTGTTGCCGCCGCCGGTGCGGTCGAAGTGGCCCAATTGCGCGGAGCCATCCGGCGCGCTGCTGGTGTAGTTTTTGCAGGTGTGGTCCGCGTCGTCGGTGTAGGCGCGCCCGTCGGGCTGCGAGCCGGTCAGGATGTCGTGCTCGTTGGGCTTGTCGCCCGCGCGCTTGACGGGCTCATTCTTTTCGGAAAAGGCCGTGGCCCAGCTCAGGTTGTTGCCCAGGCGCGCCGTCTCCAGGGTGTCGCCATGAAGATGGGCCAGATCCTTGGCCACCACCGCGCCACGGGTGTTGTACCAAGGGCCCTGGCCAATCCGGTCGCGCGCATTGACCGCAGTCTGACCACCGCCGGCCTGGGTGCTCAGGTAGGCATGCCAGGTCTTGTTGCCCGCGCCAACGGCGCTGGCCAGCTTCTGGCAATGGGCGTCGGCTCCCGCCAGACCACCGAGGTCGGCGCCCTTGCCGGCGCCTTGGCTGGTGATAAAGAAGCTGAAGAGTTTGGCCGCTTCAGCGGCTGACACCGGGGCCGGAGGAGGAGGATTGGCCGATTGGGCCAGTGCGAACAGCGGGACGGCTGCCACGGCAGCGAACACCCAGGCGGCAGTGCGCGTTTTGGATGCCTTGAATCGGGAAGTCTTGAAAGAAGGAGTCATGGGCGCTTATCTTCAGAAGAAGGAATGGTTGAGGTTGAAGGTGGGTTGGTGAGAAAAAATGGGCGAATCAATCAGGCTGCGAGCGCCAGGGCCGTGGCAGGGTCTTCGACGTGCGGCTCGTGGCTGAACTCGCTCAGAACGTCGTCCTTGATGGCGGCGAAGTCGTAGCTGCCACGGTCGCGCGTGCGCCCCAGCGGCACATCGACGATGCGCTTGATGCGGCCTGGGCGGGGCTGCATCACCACGATGCGATCCCCCAGGAAGACGGCCTCCTCGACATCGTGCGTCACCAGGATGGCGGTGATGCCTTCAGCCTGCCAGATGCGCTGCAACTCCTGCTGCAGGTGCGAGCGGGTCAGGGCATCCAGGGCGCCGAAAGGCTCGTCGAGCAGCAATACTTCCGGGCGATTGACCAGCGCGCGGGCAATCGCCACGCGTTGCGACATGCCGCCGGATAACTGGTAGGGGTAGGCTTTCTCGAAGCCCTTCAGGCCAACCAGATTGATGTGTTCCTGCACGCTCTTGTTCTTGGCCGCCTGTGTGCCGGGCGCGTTGAGCAGGCCCAGGCTGATGTTCTGTTCGGCCGTGAGCCAGGGAAAGAGCCGGTGCTCCTGGAACACGATGCCCCGGTCCAGGCTGGTGCCGTTGATGGGTTTGCCGTCCAGCAGTATCTGGCCTGCGTAGCCGCTCTCCAGCCCGATCAGCAGGCGCAGCAGCGTGGATTTGCCGCAGCCGCTGGAGCCGACGATGCTGATGAATTCGCCGGGCCGGATGGACAGGGAAATGTTTTCCAGAACCTTGAGCGGCTTGCCCTTGACTTCGTAATACTTGTTGAGGTTCTTGATCTCGATGGTGCCGGCTTGGGGCATGGCGGGGCTTCTTTCAAAAGAGGTGAACAGGGTGTGACAGCAATGGTGTTTGGGAAGTCAGCGCGCCGGGGCGCGCCAGCGCAGCAGGCGGTTTTCACCTGCGGCCGCAATGCGGTTAAAGACGTTGCCGACCAGGCCGATGGCCAGCAGGCCAAAGATGATCAATTCCACGTTGAAGGCCATGCGGCCCTTGAAGACGATGTTGCCGATGCCCTGTCCGTCGTTGACCAGCAGGTACTCCGCGCCTATGGTGGCCAGCCAGGCGTAGATCAGGCCCAGGCGCAGCCCGGCCAGGATTTGCGGCGAGGCGGCCGGCAGGATCAGCCTGAAGAACACCTGCGCCGGGGTGAAGCCATAGACGCGGGCGACTTCGGCATGCGCCCGGCTCACGCCGCGCACGCCTTCGAGCGTGCCCAGCACCACCGGGTAAAAAGCCGAAAAACTGATGAAGATGATCTTGGACAGCTCACCCGTGCCCACCAGCGCCGACAGCAGCGGCAGCCAGGCAAACAGCGAGATCTGGCGCGCGGTGTGAAACGTCGGGCCAATGACCTTGTCGGCCAGGTGCGAGACGCCGATCAGCGCGCCCACGGCGATGCCAGCGAGCGCGCCCAGCGTGAAGCCGGACAGGTCGCGCCACAGGCTCAGGCCGATGCCGAGGTAAAAACTGCCATTGGCCAGCTCTTTCAGGCCCTGGGCCACGACGCCGGCTGGCGGCACGATCAGTTTGGTGTTGACCAGATTCAGCGCGGTGACGGCGTACCAGACGATCACGAAGGCGATGGGCAACACCAGCCCACGCCAGTCGAAGGCGGTTTTACTGTCTGATGTGGCCGATGCGGTGTCGGCTGATGAGATGGATGCGGATGCGGTGTCGGACATGGCGTTTCCCTGCAGTCAAAAAGCCGAACGGCGCCAGCCTTGCAGGCGCGACTCGATCAGGCGCAGGCCCAGCTCGATGACGATGCCGACCACGCCGATGGCCAGCATGGCCACGATCACCATGTCGATCTGGCTGAGCGAGCGGCTGTAGGCCATGAAAAAGCCCAGCCCTTCGCTGGACGACAGCAGCTCGACAAAGATGACGGAAATCCAGGCCTGCATCACGCCCTGGCGCAGACCCGTGAACAGGCTGGGCGCGGCGGCGGGCAGCACGATGCGGTGGATGATCTGCAAAGCGCTGAACTGGTAAACCCGCCCGACTTCGAGCAGGGCCTGCGGAATGTTGGCAATGCCGCTGAGCGTGCTCAATGCCACCGGAACGACCACCGCGATGGACACGGCCGTCACTTTCAGGGCTTCCTCGATGCCGACAAAGATGATCAGCAGCGGAATCCAGCCCAGAACGGGCAACTGGGCCAGCACATCGAAGGTGGGAAAAACGTAAGCCTTGAAAGTGCGCGACAGGCCCATGCCAAAGCCCAGAATCAAACCCGCCGAGCCGCCGATCAGCAGGCTCCAGGCAACGCGCGCGGCGCTGAACTTGACGTGGTCCAGTAACTCGCCCGATGCCAGCACATCTTTCAGCGATTCCCAGACAAAGGCCGGCGGCGGCAATATCTGCTCGGCCACCCAGTGGCGCTCGGTGGCGATCCACCACAGCGCAAACAGCAGGGCAGGCAGGATCAGGCCGAGCAGCAGCGTGTGCACTGCCTTCAGGCCGGCCTTGGCGGCACCCAGCGCATGCCGATGCCAGCGGGCCGGCTCGGCTCGCGCAAAGGAAGCAGGAAAGACGTTGATATCGGCGGTGGATGCGCTCATGGCACTGACTCCAGTAGTTTCTCAGATGGCCACCGGCTGGGCGCCGATGGCCGATTCGCTTGGGGGCTTGGCTCTTCAGGCCGCGATGAACTTGCCCGCCGCGTCCTGCGTGGGCCAGTAGTTCTCCAGCTTCAGCTCGCGCAGGGCGTTGTTGAGGTACTTGGGTTCGATCCAGCCGTCCAGGCTGACCGGCCTGCGGGTCAGCTTGTACTTCTTGGTTTCCTCGATGGACTTGTTGATTGCCGCCAGGTAGTAGTCGTCCAGCAGTGGGTTGATGCGCCTGCGCAGATCCTTGACGCGGTCCCAGCTGTTTTTGTTGTCGATGTAGGTGCTGGTGCCCGAGCGTGTCCACAGCTGGTACTGCGTCTCGCGGTTGGCTTCCTGGGTACTCCAGTGCGCCACCTTCACCAAGCGGGTCACGATGCGCTGCACGATGTCCGGGTACTGCTGCTCAAAGGCCTCGCCCACCCAGACCGAGCCGGGCGCGTTGATGGCCGGGTCGTCGAAGATTTCGGCCACGCGCTTGGCCACGCCGCGCGCCTCCAGGCCGAACGGGGATTCGATGGCGCCGGCAATGTCGCCCGTGGCCAGAGAGGCCACGCGGTCGTCGCGGATCTGGCTGATGATGCGGAACTCTTTTTCCGGATCGTTGAAGCCGTACTTGGCCAGCACGCGGTACAGCGTCAGCTGGCCTGCCGTGCCTTTTTGCACCGACAGCGTCTTGCCCTTGAGGTCAGCGACCGACTTGGCGGGGGACGATGCCGGTGTCACCACGTACACGTCGCCGCCCCGGCCCGATGACAGCAGGATCTTGTGCTTCAGGCCGGTCGAGCGGCCCACGATCAGCGGCAGGTCGCCGTGGCCGAAGCAGAAGTCCAGCAGGCCGTTGGCATAGGACTCATTGAGGGCCGGGCCGGCACCGACGAAGTATTTCCACTCGATCTTGATGCCCTCCGCGGCGAATTCCTGTTCGATCTCGCCGCGAAAGACGGCGTTGGCGGGAAAGCCCGAGCTGGGCAGGGGACGACCGCCGGTGCCGGCACCGGGAAAACCGATGCGGATGGTGGTGGGTTTGCCGGCCGCGCGGGCCTGGCCGCTCAGGCCGATGAGGGCGGGGGCGCCCAGCCCTGCAAGCAGGGCCGAATTGAATGAACGACGTTTCATGGGTGTACTCCGGAGTCGGTATAGGGGTTAGAAAGTGGCGTTCAGCAGGGCCTGGATGGCGTTGACCGAAGCCGGCTTGTCCGCCGTCGGCGCAGCGCCGCCGAGCTGGTTGCGGATGTGCTTGTAGTTGATCTGGAACTTGGTGGTTTCGGCAAAGAACACATTCAGGCCCAGCGTGGCGACGAACACCTTGTCATTGACGACCAAGCCGCTGCGGTTGGGGTTCCAGTCGTCAAACCGGATGAAGGTCTGGAAGGACTTGGGCCAGTAATCGTCGAATTTGCCTTGCTGCTTGGAGCTGGCGAGGAACTGCTCGCCCCAGGTATAGCCAAAGTTGATGTACTGGCCCATGCTGCGCTGGTAGCTGTCGGGGCTGGCGGGGCTGGCCGTCAGCAACTCCTGTTTGCCGTAAGCCCGTTCATAGGCCACCGAGTAGGGCAGATGGGTCCAGTTGACATCTACGCCATAGCGGTCGTAATGGCCTTTCCTGGTGGCTACGGTGGTGGCTGTGGTGCTGGCGGGGCCGAGCGAGGTGTAGCCCCGGTAGTAGGAACCGCCAATCTGCAACTGGCGCAGCCAGCTGCTGTAGTCCACCGGCAGCGTATAGACCAGGCGGCCGATGGTGTCGAGGTAGTTGTTGTTGTCGGCCTTGTTGGCGCCATTGCCATTGAACACGCCCAGCGAATAGGTCAGCAAGGGCGCGCGGTAGTTGTTGGTGAAATCGACATAGGGGTCGTAATCGCCGGAAACCACCAGGCCCGTCTGGCGCGTGTTCAGGCCCAGGCCGGCGACAAAACCCGCGTTGTCGATGACGGCCTTGACTTCAGGGTCCAGAGCCTGCGCATCCAGCCCGAAGGGAACGGTCTGCTGGCCCAGGGTGATGGTGCCCAGCGAATCTTCCGGGTTGCCCGATGCCGGCTGGAAGCTGTAGCGCAGATAGGCATCGGTCAGGTTGACGCCGGTCGATGAGCTGCTGGCCGTGTTCTGGCTGGTCAGGGCCAGGCGGTAGGTGAGGTTGCGGCCCTCGGCGTAGTCGCGGTAGAGGTTGCCGGCAAAGTTCAGGCCGACCGCCGAAGCATTGAAACCCCGGTTGCGCGGATCGGTCGGGCCGTTGCCGCTGGATGAGGCTGACGGCTGCGCCGCCGGATTCTGGATGTCGTAGCGGACCGTGACGGAGCCGCCGATCTTGGTGTTGCGCGTCACGCTGGGGACGTTGCGCTCCAGCAGGCGGGACTGGTCGTACTTGTAGTTTTCCAGGTCGGTGCGCATGCCCTGGATGTCGGCCTTGGTCGCCGCCGTCCGGGCATCTATGGATTCCTGGCTTTCCCCCTCAGCCGAGGATGCCGCCGCTTGCGTGGCCTGCGCGGCCGCTTGCTGTTTCGCCAGCTGGGCGCGCAGCTCGCTCACCTGCTTGGCCAACTCCTGGAGCCGAGCTTGTTCCAGCGAGGACGTGCTCGCACCCGAGTTGCTTTTTTTGAGTTCCTGAAGCTGTTTTTGCAACTCGTTGACGACGCTTTTGAGCGCCTTGATCTCGTTATTTGGCTGCGCCTGCACCGCACCACTCGACAAAGCGAGCAGCACGGCAGTGGCCAGCGCTGTTGTTTTAAAAGATGGCACCTTGAATAACCCTTGTTTGGTGGCTGAAAAAATGATTTACCGGCAAGGTTTAGCAGGATTTGTGCCATGCTTTTTCGATGGGTTTTTGCCTATTTATGCTGATTATTTAACTGCACTGTTGAGATTTAAACTCTTGGCCTGTTGATATTCAGTCATGCCGCGCCATGGATGCTTTGTGTTGTTTTAGTTGAATATTGAATATTCAAATGAAATAAAAAAATATGTATATAAAACAATGACTTATGGGATGTATTTATTTTTAAAAGAGAATTTGTTGGTTGGCATGATGGTTGCATCTTGGGTTTCTGGTTTTGCCATCTTTCGTCTGCCCGCATGCTTTTTTTGCGTGTGTTGCGGATGAGTGGTTGTATTTGAAAAGTGCATGAACTTGTGCTCGCAAATGGAGTAAGTAAATGCGTAAATCGATTTATGTTTTTGGGGGTACACGGTAATGAAGAACAAGGCGATATATCTGTCAGTCATGCTCGGCGTTCTGGCTGGGCCTGCAGTGCTGGCGCAGACCCAGGCGGTCGTTGACGCGGCCAAGTCCGCGCAAGGAGCAGCGCCCAAGGCCTGGTCGGCCTATCAGCCGGTGCAGGCGCCGCAGGCGCCCGAGGTCAGGCAAAAGGCCTGGGTGCGCACGCCCATCGACGCTTTCGTGCTGTCCCAGCTCGAAGCCAAGGGCCTCAAGCCCTCGAAGGAGGCTGACCGGGCCACCTTCATCCGGCGCGCCACGCTGGACGCCTGGGGACTCTTGCCAACGCCCGAGGAGGTCAAAACCTTCGTGGCCGACAAGTCGCCCACGGCCTATGAAAAGCTGGCCGACCGCCTGCTGGCCTCGCCGCACTATGGCGAGCGGCAAGCGCGGCGCTGGCTCGATCTGGCGCGCTACGCCGACAGCACGGGTTTTCAGAACGACAACACCCGTCCGAACAACTGGCGCTACCGCGACTATGTGATCAAGGCCTTCAACCAGGACCGGCCATTCAGCCGCTTCATCCAGGAGCAGGTGGCCGGCGACGAACTCTGGCCAGAAAGCCAGGACGCCAGGATTGCCACCGGCTTCCTGGCCGGCTACCCCGACAACCGCAACTCGCGCGACCTGGTGCAGCGCAAGTACCAGATCGAGACCGACATGACCGACCTGGTGGGCGAGACCTTCCTGGCCGCCACCGTCGGTTGCGCGCGCTGCCACAACCACAAGTCCGACAAGGTCAGCCAGAAGGAGTACTTCCAGCTGCAGGCCTTCCTGGCCAACACCGCTTTCAACGAGCAGACGCCGCTGGCCAAGGGCACTGAAACCGAATGGGACAAGGCCTACGAGCAGCAGCAGGCGGCTTACCAGGAGGCTACCAAGGACATACGCGCCAAGCAAAAGGCCATTCTCGACACCGTGCGCGAGGCCGGACGCAAGTACTACAACGAGCGTTACCTGACCGACAGCCGCGAGGCGATCTTCAAGCCCGAGGCGCAGTGGACGCCGCTGGACCGCTGGGTCAACTGGCGCAAGCAGGCCGTGGCGACCGACAATGAAATCGCAAGCTATCTGGAAGACAGTGGCACGAAACCGAGCGTTGTTTACTACAACCCCGAAAACGCAGAGAAGTGGAAGACCTTCAAGGCCCTGCGCGAAGAACTCAAGCAGTTCGACAAGATCAAGCCGGCCAAGGGGTCGAGCCAGTTCACCGCCGCGCTGGAACTGACCAAAGAAGTGCCGCCCACCCATGTGCGCTTCGGCGGCATCCACGAGCGCCCGCTCGAAGCCGTGCAGCCGGCCATTCCCGCGCTGTGGGGCGGCAAGGGAGAAGCAGCCATCACGCCGACAGCAAGCTCATCGGGCAGGCGCACGGCGCTGGCCAACTGGCTGAGCAGCGACAGCAACCCGCTGACGGCGCGCGTTTATGCCAATCGGGTCTGGGCGCAGTATTTCGACAAGGGCATCATCTCCACGGTGCAGGACTTCGGCCGCGCTGGCACCAAGCCGACGAACCCCGAGCTGCTCGACTACCTGGCCACCAACTTCGTGAAAAACGGCTGGAGCGTCAAGAAGCTGCACCGCGAAATCCTGCTGTCCAGCGTCTATCGCCAGTCGTCCGACGAGCGCCTGGACGTGGTCAAGACCGATCCGGAAAACAAGCTGCTGGCCTTCTATCCGCGCAAGCGCCTGGAGGCCGAGGTGATCCGCGACTCGCTGCTGTACGCCTCGGGCCTGCTGAGCGACAAGGTCGGTGGCCCTTCCGTGTTCCCGCCGGTGGTCAAGACCGGCGACGTGGTGGGCAAGGCGGAGGATTTCCAGGGCAACCGCGTCTGGGCTGTTTCGACCGACAAGGAAGACTGGAACCGCCGCAGCCTGTACATCTTCACGCGCCGCAGCTTCAGCTACCCGATCACGCAGAACTTCGACCCGGCCAACCCGAACCAGCCGCACCACAAGCGCGATGTGACGACCACGGCGTTGCAGGCGTTGACGCTGTTCAACAGCGAGGTGGTGTTCGACTGGTCCCAGGCCCTGGCCGGACGCGTGATCAACGAGGCGGGCGGCGACGAGACGGCGCAGATCAACCGGCTCTACCAGATCCTGTACTCACGCGAGCCCAACCAGACCGAGCGCCTCGCGCTCAAGTCTTTCCTGGCCGAGCAAAAGATCGTGGTCCAGCACAAGGCGGCCAACGGCAAGTTCGAGGTTGCCGTGCCCTCCGGCCTGAAGGACACCACGAAATTCGACCCGGTGAAGTCTGCGGCGTTTGTCGATCTGGTTCACACCGTCGCCAATTCCAACGAGTTCGCCTACCGCTTCTGACCATCAACCATTACTGACAAACGACAAGGAGATTCCCATGAGCAACGATTCCCGCCGCGACTTTATTCGTAAATCCGGGGTGTACCTCGGTGGCGCCGCCGCCATGAGCGGTGTGATCCCAGGGCTGGGCAGCTTTTCTGCCGCCCATGCGGCCGATCTGGTCGATCCCCTGGCACTCAAGGGGCCGCATTTTCCGGGCAAGATTAAGTCGGTGATCTGGCTGCACCAGGACGGCGCGCCCAGCACGCTGGACCTGTATGACTACAAGCCCGAACTGATCAAGCTGGCCGGCAAGGAGGTTCCGGCCTCCTTCCTCAAGGGCATCAAGACCAGCACCCAAGGGGGGGTCGGCAAGCTCTACGCGTCCAAGCGCGAGTGGAAGCAGCATGGCCAAAGCGGCGCCTGGTTCTCGGACCTGCTGCCCAACCTGGCCAAGCAGGCCGACAACATGACCTTCATCAAGTCCAGCGTGACGGTGGGCGCAACGCACGACATCTCGATCCTCAAGCTCAACACCGGCGATTTGAACCCCGGCCGTCCGTCCCTGGGCGCGTGGATCACTTATGCGCTGGGTTCGGCGAACAAGGATCTGCCGCCCTATGTGGTGCTGTACAACGGTGACCGCGAGCCCCAGGCCGGCTCGGTGAACTGGAGTTCGGGCTTTTTGCCGGCGGTGTACCAGGGAACGGCTTTCCGTCCGGGCGACTCCCCGATCCTGTACCTGGACCGTCCCGAGCTGCGCACGGCCCAGCAGCAGCGCAAGTCGCTCGATCTGCTCAAGCGCCTGAACTCGGCGGGCGCCGATCGCTACCCGTCCGACAGCGAGCTGCGCGCCCGCATCCAGTCCTACGAGCTGGCCGACCGCATGCAGGCCGCCGCGCCCGTCGCTGTCGATATCAGCAAGGAAAGCGCCGCCACCAAGGAGATGTACGGCCTGAACGACAAGACCAGCCAAAGCTACGGCGAGGTGCTGCTGCGCGCGCGCCGGCTGGTTGAAAACGGCGTGCGCTTCATCCAGGTGGTCTCGGCCGTCCCGCAGAGCCTGGATTCGGAGCGCCGCAACTGGGACGCCCACGACGAGCTGGAGCAAAACCACGGGCTGCTCTCGAAGATGGTGGACAAGCCAATCGCCGGCCTGCTGGCCGACCTGAAGTCGCGCGGTCTGCTCGACAGCACGCTGGTGGTCTGGGCCTCGGAATTTGGCCGCACCTCCTGGGGCGAGAGTGGCAGCGGGCGCGACCACAACCCCTGGGGCTACACCCAGTGGATGGCCGGCGGCGGCCTCAAGGCTGGGTTCACCTACGGCGAGACCGACGAGATCGGCCTGCAGACGGCCGACAAGGACAAGGCGATGGACACCTACGACCTGCACGCCACCATCCTGCACCTGATGGGCCTGGACCACATGAAAACCACCTTCCTGAACAACGGCCGCTCCGAGCGTCCGACGGTGGTGTACGGCAAGGTGGTCAAGGACCTGCTGGCCTGATCGTTTACATAGCTGAAGAAGCGGGGCGTGAGGCCCCGCTGGAAGGAATTTTTGCTTTATGCGCAAGATGCTGATCGTGATGGGCTGCCTGGTGATGCTGCTGGCGGGGGTGGTGCGCGCCGCCGGCATCGAGCTGGATACAGATCTGATGCAGACCATCGAGGACACCAACCTGAGCCTGGCTTCCAACATTGCGCTGAAGGATGCCAAGCGCAGCAAGGCCGAGGCGGCCGAGCTGCACCGTATGTTCACGCAGGTGGAGGCACATTTCGTGGCCAAGGGCGATGCGGCTGACGCAGTGGACCTGTCCAAGAAGAGCAAGGACTGGGCCGGCGAGATTGTCAAATCAGTCGATTCCCAGCAGTTTGACCACGCTGCGGAACTGGCCGGAAACATCTCCAGGGCCTGCAAGACTTGCCACAACTTCTACAAGAAGTCCTGAAGTCAAGGACCGCTTGTGAAAACCCTGTTTTACAGCCTGCTGGTGTCGGCCTGCCTGCTGCCCTCTGTGATGGCGGCAACCCCTGCCGGCAAGGCGCGGGCGGCTGATGCGGCGCCGGCCAGGTCGCTGCCCGTCAAGGGCGATCCGGTGCTGGGCCGCGAGAAGGCCGACGCGGAGCGCTGCATGGAGTGTCATGGCGTGGACGGCCATGGCGCCGGCCATTCCAATGGGCCGGAAGGCAAGTTCGCCAAGCTCGCGGGTCAGTACCCGGATTACATCCTCAAGCAGATCCGGGACTTCCGTTCCGGCGCGCGCAAGCACGACCAGATGCAGATCATGGCCCGCAGCGTGTCCGACGAGGACATGCGCGACATCGCCGCCTATTTCGCCAGCCAGCCGGCCATGAATGCGCAGGACGGTGAGCGCCATGCGCTGGGGAAATCGCTGTACGAGAACGGCGATCCTGCGCGTGGCGTCGTGGCCTGCAGCAGCTGCCATGGTGTCAAAGGCAAGGGCCTGGCCGTCAGCCCGCTGACGCCGGTGATAGGCGGGCAGGAATGGCGCTACCTCGACCAGCAACTGCGCGACTGGCGTTCGGGCGAGCGGCGCAACAGCGATGGCGGCGTCATGAGCCAGGCCACCAAGGCGCTGACCGAGGCTGAAATCGAAGCCCTGGCGAATTACCTCTCGGGTATCTGAATCACTTTTTGAACGAACTGGAAGAACAACCATGAACCACTGGATTTTCAAGGCGGCCCTGCCCGCGCTCATGTCCGCACTGCTGGCCCTGCCGGCGGCTGCCGCCCTGAAAGAAGGCGATGCGGCGCCGGACTTCAGGCTGAAGGCGTCCCTGGCCGGCAAGGAGTTCAATTACTCGCTGAAGGATGCCATCAGCAAAGGCCCGGTCGTGGTCTATTTCTACCCTTC
This DNA window, taken from Polaromonas hydrogenivorans, encodes the following:
- a CDS encoding ABC transporter permease; the encoded protein is MSDTASASISSADTASATSDSKTAFDWRGLVLPIAFVIVWYAVTALNLVNTKLIVPPAGVVAQGLKELANGSFYLGIGLSLWRDLSGFTLGALAGIAVGALIGVSHLADKVIGPTFHTARQISLFAWLPLLSALVGTGELSKIIFISFSAFYPVVLGTLEGVRGVSRAHAEVARVYGFTPAQVFFRLILPAASPQILAGLRLGLIYAWLATIGAEYLLVNDGQGIGNIVFKGRMAFNVELIIFGLLAIGLVGNVFNRIAAAGENRLLRWRAPAR
- a CDS encoding ABC transporter permease; the encoded protein is MSASTADINVFPASFARAEPARWHRHALGAAKAGLKAVHTLLLGLILPALLFALWWIATERHWVAEQILPPPAFVWESLKDVLASGELLDHVKFSAARVAWSLLIGGSAGLILGFGMGLSRTFKAYVFPTFDVLAQLPVLGWIPLLIIFVGIEEALKVTAVSIAVVVPVALSTLSGIANIPQALLEVGRVYQFSALQIIHRIVLPAAAPSLFTGLRQGVMQAWISVIFVELLSSSEGLGFFMAYSRSLSQIDMVIVAMLAIGVVGIVIELGLRLIESRLQGWRRSAF
- a CDS encoding lectin, which translates into the protein MTPSFKTSRFKASKTRTAAWVFAAVAAVPLFALAQSANPPPPAPVSAAEAAKLFSFFITSQGAGKGADLGGLAGADAHCQKLASAVGAGNKTWHAYLSTQAGGGQTAVNARDRIGQGPWYNTRGAVVAKDLAHLHGDTLETARLGNNLSWATAFSEKNEPVKRAGDKPNEHDILTGSQPDGRAYTDDADHTCKNYTSSAPDGSAQLGHFDRTGGGNTSWNSTHRSRGCGQDNLVSTGGAGLLYCFAVN
- a CDS encoding DUF1549 and DUF1553 domain-containing protein, with the translated sequence MLGVLAGPAVLAQTQAVVDAAKSAQGAAPKAWSAYQPVQAPQAPEVRQKAWVRTPIDAFVLSQLEAKGLKPSKEADRATFIRRATLDAWGLLPTPEEVKTFVADKSPTAYEKLADRLLASPHYGERQARRWLDLARYADSTGFQNDNTRPNNWRYRDYVIKAFNQDRPFSRFIQEQVAGDELWPESQDARIATGFLAGYPDNRNSRDLVQRKYQIETDMTDLVGETFLAATVGCARCHNHKSDKVSQKEYFQLQAFLANTAFNEQTPLAKGTETEWDKAYEQQQAAYQEATKDIRAKQKAILDTVREAGRKYYNERYLTDSREAIFKPEAQWTPLDRWVNWRKQAVATDNEIASYLEDSGTKPSVVYYNPENAEKWKTFKALREELKQFDKIKPAKGSSQFTAALELTKEVPPTHVRFGGIHERPLEAVQPAIPALWGGKGEAAITPTASSSGRRTALANWLSSDSNPLTARVYANRVWAQYFDKGIISTVQDFGRAGTKPTNPELLDYLATNFVKNGWSVKKLHREILLSSVYRQSSDERLDVVKTDPENKLLAFYPRKRLEAEVIRDSLLYASGLLSDKVGGPSVFPPVVKTGDVVGKAEDFQGNRVWAVSTDKEDWNRRSLYIFTRRSFSYPITQNFDPANPNQPHHKRDVTTTALQALTLFNSEVVFDWSQALAGRVINEAGGDETAQINRLYQILYSREPNQTERLALKSFLAEQKIVVQHKAANGKFEVAVPSGLKDTTKFDPVKSAAFVDLVHTVANSNEFAYRF
- a CDS encoding tetratricopeptide repeat protein, which gives rise to MTTFAVLAALLLLLALGFVLPALLRAQRVPPGVDPVHAAPPGDPQRGLAVGLAVALVAGAALVYAAVGAPASLQATRTPETVPELVQHLKTSPGDAAAWRRLARAYESAQRFNEAVEAYRQLVKLTPGDADALLDYAVTLAMSGNQQLGGEPEQLIQQALTLAPQNVQALALAGSVRFERQDYAGAVALWRQVLLHAPADSPVAAAIADSIARAESLAGVPKRGQGDKS
- a CDS encoding ABC transporter ATP-binding protein — translated: MPQAGTIEIKNLNKYYEVKGKPLKVLENISLSIRPGEFISIVGSSGCGKSTLLRLLIGLESGYAGQILLDGKPINGTSLDRGIVFQEHRLFPWLTAEQNISLGLLNAPGTQAAKNKSVQEHINLVGLKGFEKAYPYQLSGGMSQRVAIARALVNRPEVLLLDEPFGALDALTRSHLQQELQRIWQAEGITAILVTHDVEEAVFLGDRIVVMQPRPGRIKRIVDVPLGRTRDRGSYDFAAIKDDVLSEFSHEPHVEDPATALALAA
- a CDS encoding ABC transporter substrate-binding protein, producing MKRRSFNSALLAGLGAPALIGLSGQARAAGKPTTIRIGFPGAGTGGRPLPSSGFPANAVFRGEIEQEFAAEGIKIEWKYFVGAGPALNESYANGLLDFCFGHGDLPLIVGRSTGLKHKILLSSGRGGDVYVVTPASSPAKSVADLKGKTLSVQKGTAGQLTLYRVLAKYGFNDPEKEFRIISQIRDDRVASLATGDIAGAIESPFGLEARGVAKRVAEIFDDPAINAPGSVWVGEAFEQQYPDIVQRIVTRLVKVAHWSTQEANRETQYQLWTRSGTSTYIDNKNSWDRVKDLRRRINPLLDDYYLAAINKSIEETKKYKLTRRPVSLDGWIEPKYLNNALRELKLENYWPTQDAAGKFIAA